The Buchnera aphidicola (Microlophium carnosum) sequence TTGAATGCTTTAAACATTAATCAATTAAAGGTAATAAACTTATTACCTTTATAGAAATTTTTTAGACTGGTGAAGTTGACCTGTAAGCCGGGTTCTGTTTTAACAGTCATTCATCTAGATTAGTAATTACTTACTAACTCAAGCAGCCTACCCAGGTTTATAAAGTACGAGCAATACGCAATAATTTATCCTATATTTGGCTTTGCTCCGGGTGGAGTTTACCATGCCATAAATTGTTACCAATTATGCGGTGTGCTTTTACCACACCTTTTCACCCTGGCCATATTTTTTATTAAAAAATAGGTGGTTTTTTTTCTGTTGCACTAGTCATAAGCTTACGCTTTCCAGATGTTATCTGGCACCCTGCTCTATGGAGCCCGGACTTTCCTCTTTTTAATTTTTAAAAATTAAACAGCGACTGTTTGGTCAACTTCAAGATTAATGATACATTATTCATGTAATATTGTCACTCTTCTTTTTTTATCACGTATTGATATAAATTATTTTTACTAATCTTATGTATTTGGGAAGTAATTAAAACTGATGTTTTTAATGAAAAAAAATTTCTTAATATTAAAAATGTATCCAAGATTTTTTTTGATAAATTATCTGTTTTTAATTTTTTAAAACCATCAACAATAATTACTATTTCTCCTTGATAACGATATTTATCAGCTTTAAGCCATTGAAGCATTACACTTGCTTTTGCTCCATAAATAGATTCCCATTTTTTTGTAATTTCTCTTGCTATTACTACGTGTCTATTTTTATCTATTTGTTCTATTATATCTTGTATACTTTCAAGTATCCTATATTTAGATTCATAAAAAATAATTGTTCGTGTTTCTTCTTTTAAAGAATAGAGTAAATCACGTCTTGCTTTTTTTTTAGAAGGCAAGAATCCTTCATAGCAAAAACGATTATTTATTATTCCAGAAGCACTTAATGCTGTAATAGCAGCACAAGGTCCTGGAAGAGGAATAACTGTTATATTACAAGAATGGCATTTTTTTATTAATATACCGCCAGGATCATTAATAATTGGAGTGCCTGCATTAGAAACTAAAGCAATTTTTTTTCCTTTTTTTAGTTCTTGAATTAAGTTATCACTTTGTTTTTTTTCATTATCTTTATTCATTAATATTAAATAGTTTTTAATATTAAAATGTTGAAGTAAAATATTAGTATGTCTAATATTTTCAGCTACAATTATATGAACATCTTTCAATATTTTTAATGCCCTATAACTTATATCTGAAAGGTTACCGATAGGAGTTGGTACAATATAAAGTATACCAATGTAAAATTCATTCATTTTTTTTATCCATAAAATATCGTTATATGTATGATGAGAAATTAAATTAATTTAAATATTTTATTGTGCATGTAAAATTGCGCTTTGATTTTTTATTACTAGTTTTTATTAGATATATAATTTTTCATAAATTTAAGGATTAAAAGTGAGACGAGTAGTGATAACAGGTATTGGTATTATTTCGAGCATTGGTAATAAAAAAAAAGAAGTCCTTGATTCTTTATATAATGGTGCTTCCGGAATTGTTTTTTCAGAAGAAATGAAAAAATTAGGAATGCGTAGTAACATTTGGGGTAATATTAAATTAAAAAGTATGAATATGATATCACAGAAATTGTCTCGATTTATGAATAATGCCTCTAGATATTCTTTTTTGGCGATGATTGAAGCTATCAAAGATGCCAATATAGAAAGTGCAGAATATCAGAAAAATCCTCGTGTTGGATTAATTGCTGGATCAGGATGTAGTTTTTCAAAAAATATTATTGAATCTAATATAAATACTATGAAAAATACAGGTTTTTTAAACTATATTAGCCCTTATCTTGCAGTTAAAACTATGCCTTCTGGAATATCGGCTTGTTTATCTACTTTTTTTAAAATTTATGGAATAACTTATTCTATAAGTTCAGCTTGTGCTACTTCTGCACATTGTATTGGACATGCATTTGAATTAATTCAGTTTGGTAGACAAGATATTATTTTTGCAGGTGGAGGTGAAGAGGTGAGTTTAGAATTAGCTAGTCAATTTGATGCAATGCGAGTGCTCTCTACAAATTTTAACAGTAATCCTGTGAAATCATCACGTGTATACGATATAAATCGTGATGGTTTTGTTATTTCAGGTGGTGCAGGAATGCTAGTTATTGAAGAATTGAGTTCTGCTTTATCTCGTTCTGCTCATATTTATGCAGAAATCATCGGATATGCAGCAACATCTGATGGTTTTAATATGGTATCACCTTCAGGAAATGGAGCGCTTCGCTGTATGAATTTAGCAAGAAAAGATAAAAATATCTCCATTGATTACGTTAATGTACATGGAACTTCGACGAAAACTGGTGATTTAATAGAACTAAAAGCAATTAAAAAAGTGTTCTTAAATGAAAAAAAACCAATGATTTCAGCAACAAAATCAATGACAGGTCATTCGTTAGGAGCTTCAGGAGTACATGAAATTATTTATACTCTATTAATGTTAAAATATGATTTTATTGCTCCTTCAATCAATATTGAAACATTAGAATCTTGTGCAAAAGATATGAATATTATTCAAAAAACTACAAATATAAAAATTAGAACAGCGATGTCTAACAGTTTTGGTTTTGGTGGCACTAACGCTTCATTAATAATAAAAAAATATTGATAAATATATCACTAATCATTTAAATATTTTCAATAAAATTAATCTGTAGATATATTAAAAATATTTATGAAATTTTTTGAAAATTATTTTTATATTAAGAAAATATATATTTTTTATGTGTGTTTATTTAATTTATACTAGTTAGAAAAAATCATTTTAATATTTTTAATATTAAAATGATTTTTTGTTATTAATATATAATGTTTTAATTAGTACTGAGTAGAAATATATTTATTATTTTTTCATTGATATATTTTTAAATTTAAATTTTTTATTTTTAAGAAAAATGAGATTAACTATGAATCAATTAAATGCTTTAAAACAATTTTCAACGATAGTTGCAGATACTAGTGATATAGAATCTATTTGCAAGTATACACCAGAAGATGCTACTACTAATCCATCTTTGATACTTAAAGCAGTAAGTTTGAGTGTTAATCAAATTTTTATAGATCAAGCTATAGAATATGCAAGAAAGAAAGGGGGTTTATATAAAGAACAAATAATTAATGCAAGCGATAAAATATTAGTTGATCTTGGAATAGCAATTTTAAATAAAATACCAGGTTATGTTTCTAGTGAAGTTGATGCTCGATTGTCTTTTAGTACAGAAAAATGTATTTTAAAAGCAAAAAAAATAATTAATTTGTATGAAGAACAAGGAATTCCTAGAAGAAGAGTGTTAATTAAATTAGCTGCTACATGGGAATGTATAAAAGCTGCAGAAGAACTTAAAAAAGACAATATTCTTTGCAACTTAACTCTTTTGTTTTCCTTTGCTCAAGCACGCGCTTGCGCAGAAGCAAATGTTTTTTTAATATCTCCTTTTGTTGGTCGTATTTACGATTGGTATATTTCTCAAAACTTACTATCTAAATCTTTTTCAGGAAAAGATCCTGGTGTGATATCTGTTTGTAAAATATATGAATACTATAAAAAACATAATTATAAAACTATTATTATGGGAGCAAGCTTTCGTAATATCCAACAAATATTATATTTATCTGGATGTGATCGACTAACTATTTCACCTGTTTTATTAAAAGAACTAGAATCTAATACTGGAAACATTGATAGACAACTTAATCCTCCTAGTTCTACTTCACTTCCTCCAATAAAACTTTCTGAAGAAGAATTTCGATGGGAACATAATCAAGATCCTATGGCTGTTCAAAAATTATCTGAAGGTATACGTATTTTTGGAAAAGATCAATTATATCTAGAAGAAATATTCTCTAAAAAGATATAAAACGTTTTTTTAAAATAAAACTTCACTAGTAATATTTTAATCTAAAGGAAAATCTATGTTTTTACGAAGAGAACTAGCTAATGCAATCCGAATATTAAGTATAGATGCTGTACAAAATGCGCAATCAGGTCATCCTGGTATGCCTATGGGAATGGCAGATATTGCTGAGGTTTTGTGGAGAAACTTTTTAAAACATAATCCAAGAAATCCTAATTGGACTGATCGCGATCGTTTTGTATTGTCTAATGGACATGGTTCTATGTTATTGTATAGTTTGTTACATCTTACAGGATATGATTTATCAATAGAAGAGCTAAAAAATTTTAGACAACTTAATTCAAAAACTCCAGGACATCCTGAAACAGGTGAAACACCTGGTGTAGAAACAACTACCGGTCCATTAGGACAAGGATTGGCAAATGCTGTTGGTATGGCTATTGCAGAAAGAACTTTAAGTTCTTATTTTAATCGACCAGAACACGATATAGTTAATCATTATACTTGGGTTTTTGTAGGTGATGGTTGTTTAATGGAAGGAATTTCTCACGAAGTATGTTCTTTAGCAGGAACTTTAAGTCTTGGAAAATTAATTGTTTTTTATGATAAGAATGGTATTTCAATTGATGGAAAAACATCTAATTGGTTTACTGATGATACAGCAAAACGTTTTGAATCGTATAATTGGCATGTAGTAGATGCGATTGATGGTCATAATTCAGAATCTATAAAAAATAGTATAAAAGAAGCAAAATCAATCATAGACAAACCTTCAATTATTATTTGTAATACTATCATTGGTTTTGGTTCTCCTAATAAATCAGGCACAGCAGAATCGCATGGCGCTCCACTTGGTGAAGCAGAAATTGCTTTGACTCGAGAACAATTACATTGGAAGTATCCTCCTTTTGAAATACCTAAAAAAATTTATAAAGAATGGAATTTTGTAGAAAAAGGTTCTGAACTTGAAAAAGAATGGAATAAAAAATTTTCTTCATATCAATCTAAATATTCTAATTTATCGTTAGAATATTTACGACGAATGAAAAAAGAATTACCTTTAAATTGGAGTAAGATAACAAATAATTATATTCATTTTTTACAGGAAAATAAAAAAAATATTGCTAGTCGAAAAGCTTCTCAAAATACATTAGAAAATTATGCTAAAATTTTGCCTGAGTTGATTGGTGGTTCAGCAGATCTATCGCCTAGTAACTTGACTATGTCGTCAGTTTCTAATTCTATTGTAGATCATTTATCTGGAAATTATATTCATTATGGAGTTCGTGAATTTGGAATGACAGCTATTGCAAATGGAATCTCTCATCATGGAGGTTTCATTCCTTATACTGCTACATTTTTAATGTTTGTTGAATATGCACGTAATGCAGTTCGTATGGCTGCTTTAATGAATACTAAACATATTTTTGTATATACTCATGATTCTATTGGATTAGGTGAAGATGGTCCTACGCATCAACCTGTAGAACAATTAGCTAGCTTAAGAATGACTCCTAATATAGATGTATGGAGACCTAGTGATCAAGTCGAAACAGCAATAGCTTGGAAACAAGCTATTGAAAAAAAATCAGGACCTACAGCATTAATTTTATCACGTCAAAATTTAGAACAATTTCATCGAGACTCCAAACAATTAGATAGTATTTCTTATGGGGCATATATATTATACGATTCTAAAAAACCACTAGACGTTATTTTTATATCAACTGGTTCAGAACTGAATATTACTTTAATTGCTGCAAAAAAACTTGTGTCTTTAGGGTATTCTGTACGTGTCGTATCGATGCCTTCTACTAATGTTTTTGATAGACAAGATACTACTTATAAAGAACTTGTATTGCCATCTTATGTTACTAAAAGAATTGTAGTTGAAGCAAGTATAGAAGATTTTTGGTATAAGTATGTAGGACTCAATGGTTTAATTATTGGCATGAAAACATTTGGTAACTCAGCTCCTGCTGAAGATTTATTTAAAAAGTTTGGTTTTACTACTGAAAATATAGTTGATCAATCGATAACTTTATTAAAATCTTAACTTGATTTTTAAAAGTTTTTAATTTTTATGGGGCTTAGTTATAGCCCCATTTTTTATAAAAAATATTGATAATATTTTTTAGTATGAATCCTAGATTAGGAAGATATATGATTTGCTCAATCACTAAATTAGCACAAGAATTAATTTCTATTCCATCTATTAGTCCAAAAGATTTAGGTTGTCAGGATATTATTATTAAACGTTTATGTGCAATAGGATTTAAAGTTAAAATAATTAATATTCATGATACAAAAAATTTTTGGGCTTTTAGAGGTACTGGAAAAACATTCACATTTGCAGGACATACTGATGTAGTGCCACCCGGACCGGAACAAGATTGGTATACTAATCCTTTTGAACCAGTAATTAGAAATGGATTTTTATTTGGACGAGGTTCTTCAGATATGAAAGGTGCTTTAGCAGCTATGGTTATTGCTACTGAAAGATTTGTAAAAAAATTCCCAAAACACAAAGGACGTTTATCTTTTCTTATTACTTCGGATGAAGAGTCTAGTGCAGTTAATGGAACGACTAAAGTAGTAGAATATTTAACCTATAAAAATGATTTTATTGATTACTGTTTAGTAGGAGAACCTTCTAGTACTGCTGTAGTAGGTGATGTTATAAAAAATGGTCGACGTGGTTCAATTACGGCGAATTTAACTATTCATGGAATACAAGGTCATATTGCTTATCCTGATTTAGCAGATAATCCAATACATAAGGGATTACCGATCATTTTAAAGATATTATCTATACAATTAGACAATGGGAATGATTTTTTTTTACCTACGAGTATAAATATTGCAAATATTCATGCAGGAGATGGCACTAATAACATTATTCCAGGTTCCTTATTCGTTCAGTTTAATATTCGATTTAATACAGAAGTTTCTGAGAAAGATATTCAATCTAAAATAGTCAATATATTAGATGAAAATAATATCAATTACTCTATCAAATGGTTGTTATCAGGAAAACCATTTCTTACTAAAAAAGGTTTATTAATAACAACTGTAATACAATCTGTTTCTTATTTTAATAAGAAAAAACCTATTTTATCTACTTCTGGTGGAACTTCTGATGGTCGATTTATTTCCTTAACAGGTTCTGAAGTAGTCGAATTAGGATTAACTAATAGCACAATTCATAAAATGAATGAATGTGTAAAAATATCTGATTTGCAATTATTAAGTTGTATGTATGAAGATATCATGAAGAAGTTATTCACTTAATTCCTTGAAAATTATTTTTCTAATTTTTTATTATAAGTAATGCAGAATATCATGAAGATAGTCTGCATTAATTGACATAAATAATGTTTAACTTAAAAACATTTTTTTAAAACATGATATGTTTTATATAGGAGGAAATATATCATGATTTTTTTTTTCTAAATCTTTATCTGTATAAGGAATACTATATTCTTCTTTTTTATCGGGAATGCTGATCCCCTTTGGAACGATTAATTTTTTAAATTGATTTTTTGTATTGTAAAAATCAAAATCATCATTTTTTTTAAAATCTTTTAATGTGCAAGATGTTATTAAAAATATATTTAATATTTGAAATATTATTGTTTTTTTAAAAAATGTTCTATAATATTTTAAGATTAGCATATTGAATGGCTTTTTCAAGTTGAAAACGTGTAGAATCTAAAATAGGAGTCATGGGTAAACGAAGTGTATCATAATTTATTAATCCTGTTCTTTTAGCTAGCCATTTTATAGGGATGGGATTAGGTTCTATAAAAAGTGCTTCATGTAATAACATTAAACGATTATTTAGAGATCTAGCTTTAATAAAATCTCCTTTTAATGCATATGAGCAAATTTTCATCATTTCTTTTGCAGCAACATTTGCTGTAACTGATATTACACCGTGACCGCCTAATTGTATAAAATCTAAAGCTGTTGCATCATCTCCGCTAATTAATAAGAAATCACTTGGAACTAATGCTTTTATTTTGTTAATTCTAGATAAATCTCCAGTTGCTTCTTTAATTCCTATTATATTTTTTAATTGAGCTAATTTTGCAACTGTTTCTGGAAGTAAATCACATCCTGTACGACTAGGCACATTATATAAAATTTGTGGTAATTCAGTATTTTCTGAAATGGCTTTAAAATGTTGATATAATCCTTCTTGAGTAGGTTTATTATAATATGGAGTAACAGTTAAACAACCTGAAATACCAGATTTTTCAAATCTGTTTGTTAAAGATATAGCTTCTGTTGTAGCATTTGCTCCTGTACCTGCAATAATTGGAATACGGTTGTCTGCCAATTCTAAAGTCAGCATAACAATATTTATATGTTCTTCTTGACTCAGTGTTGCGGATTCTCCAGTAGTTCCAATAGAAACAATAGCTGTAGTTTTATTAGTAATATGATAATTTATTAGTTTTTTTAAACTTGAATGACAAATCCGACCTTTTTCATCCATGGGTGTAATTAGTGCAACAATACTTCCTTTAAACATTATTGGCCCTCCTCCATAAAAAATATTTTATGGGATTTTTGACACATTTAAAAATAAAGTATATAGAAATTATGAGTATTATG is a genomic window containing:
- the rsmI gene encoding 16S rRNA (cytidine(1402)-2'-O)-methyltransferase, which gives rise to MNEFYIGILYIVPTPIGNLSDISYRALKILKDVHIIVAENIRHTNILLQHFNIKNYLILMNKDNEKKQSDNLIQELKKGKKIALVSNAGTPIINDPGGILIKKCHSCNITVIPLPGPCAAITALSASGIINNRFCYEGFLPSKKKARRDLLYSLKEETRTIIFYESKYRILESIQDIIEQIDKNRHVVIAREITKKWESIYGAKASVMLQWLKADKYRYQGEIVIIVDGFKKLKTDNLSKKILDTFLILRNFFSLKTSVLITSQIHKISKNNLYQYVIKKEE
- a CDS encoding beta-ketoacyl-[acyl-carrier-protein] synthase I, translated to MRRVVITGIGIISSIGNKKKEVLDSLYNGASGIVFSEEMKKLGMRSNIWGNIKLKSMNMISQKLSRFMNNASRYSFLAMIEAIKDANIESAEYQKNPRVGLIAGSGCSFSKNIIESNINTMKNTGFLNYISPYLAVKTMPSGISACLSTFFKIYGITYSISSACATSAHCIGHAFELIQFGRQDIIFAGGGEEVSLELASQFDAMRVLSTNFNSNPVKSSRVYDINRDGFVISGGAGMLVIEELSSALSRSAHIYAEIIGYAATSDGFNMVSPSGNGALRCMNLARKDKNISIDYVNVHGTSTKTGDLIELKAIKKVFLNEKKPMISATKSMTGHSLGASGVHEIIYTLLMLKYDFIAPSINIETLESCAKDMNIIQKTTNIKIRTAMSNSFGFGGTNASLIIKKY
- the tal gene encoding transaldolase; this translates as MNQLNALKQFSTIVADTSDIESICKYTPEDATTNPSLILKAVSLSVNQIFIDQAIEYARKKGGLYKEQIINASDKILVDLGIAILNKIPGYVSSEVDARLSFSTEKCILKAKKIINLYEEQGIPRRRVLIKLAATWECIKAAEELKKDNILCNLTLLFSFAQARACAEANVFLISPFVGRIYDWYISQNLLSKSFSGKDPGVISVCKIYEYYKKHNYKTIIMGASFRNIQQILYLSGCDRLTISPVLLKELESNTGNIDRQLNPPSSTSLPPIKLSEEEFRWEHNQDPMAVQKLSEGIRIFGKDQLYLEEIFSKKI
- the tkt gene encoding transketolase, with amino-acid sequence MFLRRELANAIRILSIDAVQNAQSGHPGMPMGMADIAEVLWRNFLKHNPRNPNWTDRDRFVLSNGHGSMLLYSLLHLTGYDLSIEELKNFRQLNSKTPGHPETGETPGVETTTGPLGQGLANAVGMAIAERTLSSYFNRPEHDIVNHYTWVFVGDGCLMEGISHEVCSLAGTLSLGKLIVFYDKNGISIDGKTSNWFTDDTAKRFESYNWHVVDAIDGHNSESIKNSIKEAKSIIDKPSIIICNTIIGFGSPNKSGTAESHGAPLGEAEIALTREQLHWKYPPFEIPKKIYKEWNFVEKGSELEKEWNKKFSSYQSKYSNLSLEYLRRMKKELPLNWSKITNNYIHFLQENKKNIASRKASQNTLENYAKILPELIGGSADLSPSNLTMSSVSNSIVDHLSGNYIHYGVREFGMTAIANGISHHGGFIPYTATFLMFVEYARNAVRMAALMNTKHIFVYTHDSIGLGEDGPTHQPVEQLASLRMTPNIDVWRPSDQVETAIAWKQAIEKKSGPTALILSRQNLEQFHRDSKQLDSISYGAYILYDSKKPLDVIFISTGSELNITLIAAKKLVSLGYSVRVVSMPSTNVFDRQDTTYKELVLPSYVTKRIVVEASIEDFWYKYVGLNGLIIGMKTFGNSAPAEDLFKKFGFTTENIVDQSITLLKS
- the dapE gene encoding succinyl-diaminopimelate desuccinylase — translated: MICSITKLAQELISIPSISPKDLGCQDIIIKRLCAIGFKVKIINIHDTKNFWAFRGTGKTFTFAGHTDVVPPGPEQDWYTNPFEPVIRNGFLFGRGSSDMKGALAAMVIATERFVKKFPKHKGRLSFLITSDEESSAVNGTTKVVEYLTYKNDFIDYCLVGEPSSTAVVGDVIKNGRRGSITANLTIHGIQGHIAYPDLADNPIHKGLPIILKILSIQLDNGNDFFLPTSINIANIHAGDGTNNIIPGSLFVQFNIRFNTEVSEKDIQSKIVNILDENNINYSIKWLLSGKPFLTKKGLLITTVIQSVSYFNKKKPILSTSGGTSDGRFISLTGSEVVELGLTNSTIHKMNECVKISDLQLLSCMYEDIMKKLFT
- the dapA gene encoding 4-hydroxy-tetrahydrodipicolinate synthase, giving the protein MFKGSIVALITPMDEKGRICHSSLKKLINYHITNKTTAIVSIGTTGESATLSQEEHINIVMLTLELADNRIPIIAGTGANATTEAISLTNRFEKSGISGCLTVTPYYNKPTQEGLYQHFKAISENTELPQILYNVPSRTGCDLLPETVAKLAQLKNIIGIKEATGDLSRINKIKALVPSDFLLISGDDATALDFIQLGGHGVISVTANVAAKEMMKICSYALKGDFIKARSLNNRLMLLHEALFIEPNPIPIKWLAKRTGLINYDTLRLPMTPILDSTRFQLEKAIQYANLKIL